A window of Haloarcula sp. H-GB4 contains these coding sequences:
- a CDS encoding DUF5805 domain-containing protein: MKAVKRNIISTLEMNSPQGFEELVAGSHANEDVVEEALTELQRENRLAYHGRHDGYVTVEGDCAVCGQQVPNIECQRVTVSDGTDSDVASEEYVLHPHCRRVIFGSWE; the protein is encoded by the coding sequence ATGAAGGCAGTCAAACGCAACATCATAAGCACACTTGAGATGAATAGTCCACAGGGGTTTGAGGAACTGGTCGCGGGATCACACGCGAATGAGGATGTGGTTGAGGAGGCCCTCACTGAATTACAGCGAGAAAATAGACTCGCATATCATGGCCGCCATGACGGGTACGTGACTGTTGAGGGTGATTGTGCGGTCTGTGGTCAGCAAGTTCCTAACATCGAGTGCCAGCGGGTTACCGTCAGCGATGGGACCGATAGCGATGTTGCATCCGAGGAGTATGTGCTTCACCCCCACTGCCGGCGAGTCATCTTCGGGTCGTGGGAGTAA
- a CDS encoding helix-turn-helix domain-containing protein: MSTLVPKRVKETPASARLVYTALDVNGPLEKEALIDETGIARRTVNSALAALRERGLVEARDHPVDHRRRLYAAADQ, from the coding sequence ATGAGCACACTCGTCCCAAAGCGGGTCAAGGAGACCCCGGCCAGCGCACGGCTGGTCTACACCGCCCTCGACGTGAACGGGCCGCTGGAAAAGGAGGCCCTGATCGACGAGACGGGCATCGCGCGGCGCACCGTCAACAGCGCCCTTGCTGCACTTCGCGAGCGGGGGCTCGTCGAGGCGCGCGATCACCCGGTCGATCACCGGCGGCGACTGTACGCCGCCGCGGACCAATGA
- a CDS encoding antitoxin VapB family protein: MGRTTIQVSDELADELHDRKSRGDSYEDVIWRLIEERDGQEDGSDE, from the coding sequence ATGGGCCGGACTACGATTCAGGTCAGTGACGAGTTAGCCGATGAACTGCATGATCGGAAGAGCCGTGGCGACAGCTACGAGGACGTGATCTGGCGGCTCATCGAGGAGCGAGACGGACAGGAGGATGGCAGCGATGAGTGA
- a CDS encoding lycopene cyclase domain-containing protein gives MLPDIGVFGPYTYLVTEVVWGTVALVLLWRARALRMAAKTIVVLYPIAYVWDWYTLTVGVFAIKLRTGVDFLGIPIEEHIFMIVVPALILGIHENLHGLSSGSNSE, from the coding sequence ATGCTGCCTGACATCGGCGTCTTCGGCCCCTACACGTATCTGGTCACAGAAGTGGTATGGGGGACTGTTGCGCTCGTGTTGCTCTGGCGTGCGCGCGCTCTTCGAATGGCCGCCAAGACCATCGTCGTGCTCTATCCAATTGCGTACGTCTGGGACTGGTACACGCTGACTGTCGGTGTCTTCGCAATCAAACTCCGAACCGGTGTCGACTTCCTTGGGATTCCCATTGAGGAGCATATCTTCATGATCGTCGTTCCCGCGCTCATCCTCGGTATTCACGAGAATCTTCACGGTCTTTCGTCCGGGTCGAACAGCGAATAG
- a CDS encoding zinc ribbon domain-containing protein: protein MSSHSAAATTAPSLEPDAVTPIGIDLGEKRLVAAAPADADPEDAFIVDGEPLRERLNTLVETIRMLQAAEFDTTTGEAQAFAALYAPVKALLCDAAAQVVRYAGEFATPLLVLEDLNYPGESLWERRTAGEMGAWLLPALQKAITEVALDTGLPVSYVDPKYTSQACHVCEQLCHLRDEVAVCTTDDCPVERVCRDCNAAVNIANRAIR from the coding sequence ATGAGTAGCCACAGCGCCGCCGCTACGACGGCCCCGTCACTTGAGCCCGATGCGGTGACGCCCATTGGCATTGACCTCGGCGAGAAGCGGCTCGTCGCTGCTGCGCCGGCCGACGCCGATCCCGAGGATGCATTCATCGTCGACGGCGAGCCACTGCGGGAGCGTCTCAACACCCTCGTTGAGACGATACGGATGCTTCAGGCCGCGGAGTTCGACACGACGACGGGCGAGGCCCAGGCTTTCGCGGCGCTGTACGCGCCCGTGAAGGCGCTGCTCTGTGACGCCGCGGCTCAGGTTGTTCGCTACGCCGGTGAGTTCGCGACGCCGTTGCTCGTGCTCGAAGACCTCAACTACCCTGGAGAATCGTTATGGGAACGTCGCACTGCCGGCGAGATGGGGGCATGGCTACTGCCCGCTCTCCAGAAAGCGATCACCGAGGTTGCGCTTGATACGGGGCTACCCGTGTCCTACGTCGATCCAAAGTATACCAGTCAAGCCTGCCATGTCTGTGAACAACTCTGCCATCTTAGAGACGAAGTCGCTGTGTGCACAACCGACGACTGTCCGGTCGAGAGGGTTTGTCGGGACTGCAACGCGGCGGTGAATATCGCTAACCGAGCTATTAGATAG
- a CDS encoding universal stress protein gives MVFLVPFDGSPLADAALDRAVTYADSLDEDVVAVAFIPTGANYAERRRRVDPSEDFAAETAADDLRRKIEEATDDSELRYDDVSAHSTSELSTTIRQTARDVDASVVFLGSDDTEDIVVPIGEVTDGEDYDIHIVRRT, from the coding sequence ATGGTATTTCTTGTTCCCTTCGATGGGTCACCGCTCGCAGATGCTGCGCTCGACCGCGCCGTCACCTACGCTGATTCGCTTGACGAGGATGTCGTCGCTGTCGCATTTATCCCGACCGGCGCCAACTACGCCGAGCGCCGCCGCCGCGTCGACCCGAGCGAGGACTTCGCCGCCGAAACCGCCGCTGACGACCTCCGGCGCAAGATCGAGGAGGCGACCGACGACTCCGAACTCCGGTACGACGACGTAAGCGCTCACTCCACCAGCGAACTGTCGACGACGATCAGACAGACCGCCCGCGATGTCGACGCCAGCGTCGTGTTCCTCGGCAGTGACGACACCGAGGACATCGTCGTCCCTATCGGCGAAGTCACAGACGGCGAAGACTACGATATCCACATCGTCCGCCGGACTTGA
- a CDS encoding HTH domain-containing protein, protein MSDTIPTSHIELYVRSMLPDGAHERQEDVIDRLQTLKENDHIDGFNVIVWGKQIAPQSAAARTEEGKYILNRVAEFKQWALSNNVSLESFYQDTTVDSEVAESAYDAMALPVMGLAEYDGNELVHVAPCTKDDVVHTILDRLERLEAGQPPALDQERSGVSAI, encoded by the coding sequence ATGAGTGATACTATCCCGACATCTCATATCGAGCTGTATGTTCGGTCGATGCTGCCTGACGGCGCACACGAACGGCAGGAAGACGTCATCGACCGCCTCCAGACGCTCAAGGAGAACGACCATATCGACGGATTCAACGTCATCGTCTGGGGCAAACAGATCGCGCCACAGTCGGCCGCTGCACGGACGGAGGAAGGCAAGTACATTCTGAACCGTGTCGCCGAATTCAAACAGTGGGCACTGAGCAACAATGTCTCGCTCGAATCGTTCTATCAGGACACGACCGTGGATTCAGAAGTCGCGGAGTCGGCGTACGACGCCATGGCGCTGCCCGTCATGGGGTTGGCTGAGTACGACGGCAACGAACTCGTCCACGTCGCACCCTGTACGAAAGATGACGTCGTTCACACGATCCTAGACCGTCTCGAACGTCTCGAAGCGGGCCAGCCACCCGCTCTCGATCAGGAGCGCAGCGGCGTGAGCGCTATCTAA
- a CDS encoding site-specific integrase, with the protein MSKTSTDDARSYRIQIAGTPDGGDRVPDLTPREASERWLSKLRVSKAESTVSSYEYRLKHLIEWCEDQGITEINELTGWDIESFETHRREQGLSPLSLNKELGTLKNFLEYCSRVELVDESLPEKVDPPDVPRDDHVDETQLHADDAEALLEYYRNNTDDRVRYSRDHALLALAWYTGARLGGLRSLDVNDYNAEEEYVQFTHNPDQDTPLKNGRDGERIVGLPSHVCDILDGYIAKERHEVFDDYGREPLLASQLGRVSKNALRTWMYLATVPCLHSDCPHGNERPTCEFVDYSQASKCPSSRSPHQVRTGSITWQLNRGVPPQVVADRVNTSVRVIKRHYDQPTKLEEMRERRQDHLDSLDFDDEGGEGE; encoded by the coding sequence ATGAGCAAGACATCCACAGACGACGCACGTAGCTATCGTATCCAGATCGCCGGGACGCCCGACGGCGGCGACCGCGTGCCCGACCTGACGCCCCGCGAGGCCAGTGAGCGCTGGCTTAGCAAACTTCGGGTTTCAAAGGCTGAGTCGACCGTATCGAGCTACGAATATCGCTTGAAACACCTAATAGAGTGGTGTGAGGATCAGGGCATCACAGAGATCAACGAACTCACCGGCTGGGACATCGAGAGCTTCGAGACCCACCGCCGGGAGCAGGGGCTCTCGCCGCTATCCTTGAACAAGGAACTTGGAACACTCAAAAATTTCCTCGAGTATTGCAGTCGCGTGGAATTAGTCGATGAGAGCCTACCAGAGAAGGTCGACCCGCCGGATGTCCCACGGGACGACCACGTCGACGAGACACAGCTTCACGCCGACGACGCCGAGGCGCTGCTGGAGTACTACCGCAATAACACGGACGACCGTGTCCGCTACTCACGAGACCACGCACTGCTCGCGCTGGCCTGGTACACGGGCGCCCGCCTCGGTGGGCTTCGGAGTCTTGACGTCAACGACTACAACGCCGAGGAGGAATACGTCCAGTTCACGCACAACCCCGACCAGGACACGCCGCTGAAGAACGGTCGGGATGGTGAGCGGATCGTCGGTCTGCCGAGTCACGTCTGTGATATCCTCGATGGGTACATCGCGAAGGAACGCCACGAAGTATTCGATGACTACGGACGCGAACCACTGCTCGCCAGCCAGCTCGGGCGGGTTTCAAAAAACGCCCTGAGAACGTGGATGTACCTCGCGACAGTTCCTTGCCTACACAGCGATTGCCCACACGGCAACGAGCGACCGACCTGTGAGTTCGTCGACTACAGCCAAGCCAGCAAGTGCCCGTCGTCACGATCGCCCCATCAGGTCCGGACGGGCTCGATTACGTGGCAATTGAATCGCGGCGTCCCGCCGCAGGTCGTGGCCGACCGCGTGAACACGAGCGTCCGCGTAATCAAGCGCCACTACGATCAACCGACGAAGCTCGAAGAGATGCGAGAACGCCGGCAGGACCACCTCGACAGCCTGGATTTCGACGATGAAGGGGGTGAGGGCGAATGA
- the trpD gene encoding anthranilate phosphoribosyltransferase, with the protein MQEYIERVTDGDDLTQDEARAVATTVFEDATEAQIGSLLTALRAKGETEAEIAGFAEGMRDAARTIRPDREGLVDTCGTGGDDYNTINVSTTSAIVAAGAGVPIAKHGNYSVSSSSGSADVLEEVGVDIEAEPPDVEETIERDGIGFMLAPVFHPAMKAVIGPRKELGMRTVFNILGPLTNPADADAQVLGVYDPDLVPVMAEALARLDVERALVVHGDGLDEIAIHGETVVAEVTGDRIAEYTITPEDMGLETRDIEAISGGSPEENAADLRGIVTGEVTGAKRDIILANAGAAIYVADVADTHEAGVEQARQAIESGAAADKLDDLIGA; encoded by the coding sequence ATGCAAGAGTATATTGAACGCGTCACTGACGGTGATGACCTGACACAGGACGAGGCTCGGGCCGTTGCGACGACTGTTTTCGAGGATGCAACTGAGGCACAGATCGGTTCGCTCCTGACGGCACTGCGGGCGAAAGGGGAGACGGAGGCCGAGATCGCCGGCTTTGCCGAGGGGATGCGCGACGCCGCACGGACCATCCGGCCCGACCGCGAGGGGCTTGTCGACACCTGTGGGACCGGTGGCGACGACTACAACACGATCAACGTCTCGACGACGAGTGCCATCGTCGCTGCTGGGGCTGGCGTCCCTATCGCCAAACACGGAAACTACTCTGTCTCTTCATCTTCGGGGAGCGCCGACGTGCTCGAAGAGGTCGGCGTCGACATCGAGGCCGAACCGCCGGACGTCGAGGAGACGATCGAACGAGACGGCATCGGCTTCATGCTCGCGCCAGTGTTTCACCCGGCGATGAAGGCCGTCATCGGCCCGCGAAAGGAACTCGGGATGCGGACTGTGTTCAATATTCTCGGCCCACTGACAAACCCTGCCGACGCGGACGCACAGGTGCTGGGCGTTTACGACCCGGACCTCGTGCCCGTGATGGCAGAGGCGCTGGCCCGACTGGATGTCGAGCGGGCGCTGGTCGTCCACGGCGACGGCCTTGACGAGATCGCTATCCACGGCGAGACGGTCGTCGCAGAGGTCACCGGCGACCGGATCGCGGAGTACACCATCACTCCGGAAGACATGGGGCTTGAGACACGTGACATCGAGGCTATCTCCGGGGGATCGCCGGAAGAGAACGCTGCCGACCTTCGCGGCATCGTCACGGGCGAAGTCACCGGCGCGAAGCGGGACATCATCCTCGCCAACGCCGGCGCGGCCATCTACGTCGCTGACGTCGCCGACACGCATGAAGCGGGAGTCGAACAGGCCCGACAGGCCATCGAGTCGGGCGCGGCGGCCGACAAACTCGACGACCTGATCGGTGCATGA
- a CDS encoding NADP-dependent oxidoreductase, with protein sequence MPNTNRVYRLAKRPEGTPDHDTFELSEEEIPEPGPGEVLIKTLYLSVDPYMRDRMRDSESYEEPWDVGDALKGAVVGEVVESNGARFDEGDVVTGELEWAEYATAPGPVLTEVNPELAPISTALGVLGMPGLTAYFGTREVAQPSAGDTFVVTGAAGAVGSVAGQLAKLQGARVVGFAGSDEKVSFLEDDLGFDVGINYKTTDDYQAALDEAAPDGVDAYFDNVGGPITDAVFTRLNTDARVAVCGQISLYNSEDIPVGPRKLTQVIQSRATVEGLLVSDFEPRFEEGTKQLGQWVASGDISYRETVTEGIENAPDAFLGLFEGENIGKQLVQVAER encoded by the coding sequence ATGCCGAACACAAACCGCGTTTACAGGCTAGCAAAGCGCCCCGAAGGGACTCCCGACCACGATACGTTCGAACTTTCCGAAGAAGAAATCCCTGAACCGGGGCCTGGCGAGGTACTCATCAAGACGCTGTACCTCTCTGTCGACCCGTACATGCGCGACCGGATGCGAGACAGCGAATCGTATGAAGAGCCGTGGGACGTGGGCGACGCGCTCAAGGGTGCCGTCGTCGGTGAAGTCGTCGAATCTAACGGTGCGCGCTTCGACGAAGGCGATGTCGTCACCGGTGAGCTAGAGTGGGCGGAGTACGCCACAGCACCCGGACCGGTACTGACAGAGGTCAATCCGGAACTCGCACCGATTTCGACAGCACTCGGCGTTCTGGGGATGCCGGGCCTGACAGCGTACTTCGGCACCCGAGAAGTCGCACAGCCGTCCGCCGGGGATACGTTCGTTGTCACCGGAGCCGCCGGGGCCGTCGGCTCCGTGGCAGGACAGCTCGCCAAGCTTCAGGGCGCACGTGTCGTCGGCTTCGCCGGCTCCGACGAGAAAGTCTCGTTCCTCGAAGACGACCTCGGCTTCGACGTGGGCATCAACTACAAAACGACCGACGACTATCAGGCCGCGCTGGATGAGGCCGCGCCGGACGGCGTCGACGCTTACTTCGACAACGTCGGCGGACCAATTACCGACGCGGTGTTCACGCGACTCAACACCGACGCACGCGTCGCCGTCTGCGGACAGATCTCGCTGTACAACAGCGAGGACATACCGGTGGGGCCGCGCAAGCTGACACAGGTCATCCAGTCCCGGGCGACCGTCGAAGGCCTTCTTGTCTCCGACTTCGAGCCGCGGTTCGAGGAAGGAACGAAGCAGCTCGGTCAGTGGGTCGCGTCTGGGGACATCTCCTACCGAGAAACCGTCACCGAAGGCATCGAGAACGCGCCCGACGCGTTCCTCGGGCTGTTCGAGGGCGAGAACATCGGCAAGCAGCTCGTGCAGGTCGCCGAGCGGTAG
- a CDS encoding lamin tail domain-containing protein, whose translation MVWGNWLGTAERLNLLPGISSAGGFKAGGVAFVYLFVLVAIIGGVSPVPADGTTDSQTTIDSQSGSGSPGTATATPTETLTASTSVPTATATPTEEASPVTSSPAPATTTQPTETETELAEIFGDETETHDTSTESVKTPTPTPEPTSTPESTPTPNPEPRTEYRVAIDRIVDGDTVEIRYQNGTTDTLRLLGIDTPEVHVETEPAEWEGIPVTDGGRDHLRDWGHKASEYARAELEIGEEVRIVIDDEADRRGSYGRLLVYVYDDGELFNLELINQGYARFYDTTFDKRPQFQSAESDAQENDVGVWDYGQATPTETPTPTPVPDGGSGLVVSEIHEDAEGNDHENLNDEYVTFKNTGDETLSMGEWTVSDEADHVYTVPNGFELEPGATVTLYTGEGSNTESELYWNASGAVWNNGGDTIIVEDENSETVLERSY comes from the coding sequence ATGGTGTGGGGAAACTGGTTGGGGACCGCGGAACGACTCAACCTACTCCCGGGCATCAGCTCGGCTGGAGGATTCAAGGCTGGTGGAGTCGCGTTCGTCTACTTGTTCGTTCTCGTGGCGATAATCGGCGGTGTTTCTCCAGTCCCAGCCGACGGGACTACTGATAGCCAAACGACCATCGATTCACAGTCTGGCAGTGGGTCGCCTGGAACAGCAACAGCCACACCAACCGAGACGCTGACGGCATCAACATCAGTGCCGACAGCCACGGCAACACCGACAGAAGAAGCGTCTCCAGTGACCTCATCGCCTGCTCCAGCAACGACGACACAGCCAACGGAGACCGAAACGGAACTGGCTGAAATATTCGGAGACGAGACGGAAACACACGACACGTCAACCGAGTCCGTGAAGACGCCCACGCCCACACCAGAACCAACTTCGACACCAGAATCCACACCAACACCTAATCCGGAACCGCGGACTGAATATAGAGTTGCCATCGATCGCATTGTCGATGGTGACACAGTCGAGATTCGATACCAGAACGGAACCACAGACACGCTACGATTACTCGGAATCGACACGCCAGAGGTACACGTAGAGACGGAGCCTGCCGAATGGGAGGGAATACCTGTCACTGATGGCGGGCGCGATCACCTGCGAGACTGGGGGCACAAAGCCAGCGAATACGCACGGGCAGAACTCGAAATCGGGGAGGAAGTCCGGATCGTTATTGACGACGAAGCCGACCGCCGCGGCAGTTACGGACGGCTGCTTGTGTACGTGTATGATGATGGCGAGTTGTTCAATCTGGAATTAATTAATCAGGGGTATGCGCGATTCTACGACACGACATTCGATAAGCGACCGCAGTTCCAGTCCGCCGAATCCGACGCCCAAGAGAATGATGTCGGTGTGTGGGACTATGGACAGGCGACGCCCACGGAAACGCCGACACCAACTCCTGTCCCAGATGGTGGGAGTGGGTTAGTAGTGAGTGAAATCCACGAAGACGCCGAGGGGAACGATCACGAGAACCTGAACGACGAGTATGTCACCTTCAAAAACACTGGTGATGAGACGCTGTCTATGGGTGAATGGACGGTCAGCGACGAAGCTGACCACGTCTACACTGTCCCGAACGGGTTCGAACTGGAACCGGGTGCTACCGTCACGCTCTATACTGGCGAAGGATCAAACACCGAGTCAGAACTGTACTGGAACGCCAGCGGCGCAGTCTGGAATAACGGTGGCGACACGATCATAGTTGAAGACGAAAACAGCGAAACGGTCCTTGAACGGTCCTATTGA
- a CDS encoding CBS domain-containing protein, with amino-acid sequence MDIADIATREFVEVDANKRLGKVRSIFERENPKGIIVTEDGDYAGVITQKQLVQSHVEDNAKAGAMTRSAPKVERTDDVREVARVLVEGGVKLAPVFEAGELWGIVTEDDILDAVLDNLDALSVEDIYTRDVITVSEDTNVGQVVNLLRKHGISRLPVLGDDDGLTGMVTRHDIVDVVVRDMNKTTRGDRSGEIERVLDMPVYDVMSSPVETAKLGDSVEDAVARMLENDFAGLVVTPEDDDTHVAGILTKTDVLRALTYTEEEHMDVQITNIKLLDTISRADLRADIETVADKYGAMQVQHAHVRFHEHKEKLRGTPLIQCQIRLRTNKGQAAGSGEGYGAETAFNVALDKLERNVLELKGVQADEEYRGQLLRKLGEL; translated from the coding sequence ATGGATATTGCTGATATCGCCACCAGAGAATTTGTCGAGGTTGACGCCAACAAGCGCTTGGGGAAAGTCCGGTCTATCTTCGAACGCGAGAATCCCAAGGGTATCATCGTCACGGAAGACGGTGACTACGCTGGCGTTATCACGCAGAAACAGCTGGTCCAGTCCCATGTCGAGGACAACGCGAAAGCGGGGGCGATGACGCGCTCGGCACCGAAGGTCGAGCGTACCGATGACGTGCGCGAAGTCGCGCGCGTCCTCGTCGAGGGTGGTGTCAAGCTCGCGCCGGTGTTCGAGGCGGGCGAGCTCTGGGGTATCGTCACCGAGGACGATATCCTCGATGCGGTTCTCGACAATCTCGACGCGCTGAGCGTCGAGGACATCTACACGCGAGATGTCATCACGGTGTCCGAAGACACCAACGTCGGGCAAGTCGTCAATCTCCTCCGGAAACACGGCATCTCCCGGCTTCCGGTGCTCGGTGACGACGATGGCCTGACCGGGATGGTCACGCGCCACGATATTGTCGATGTCGTCGTCCGAGACATGAACAAGACGACGCGGGGCGACCGCTCCGGCGAGATTGAGCGCGTGCTCGATATGCCCGTCTACGACGTGATGAGCAGCCCGGTGGAGACGGCGAAACTCGGCGACTCTGTCGAGGACGCCGTTGCGCGGATGCTCGAAAACGACTTCGCCGGACTCGTCGTCACGCCGGAAGACGACGACACCCATGTCGCCGGCATCCTCACGAAGACCGACGTGCTCCGCGCACTGACGTACACCGAGGAGGAACACATGGACGTCCAGATCACGAACATCAAGCTGCTGGACACCATCTCCCGTGCGGACCTCCGGGCCGACATCGAAACGGTCGCGGACAAGTACGGAGCGATGCAGGTCCAGCACGCTCACGTTCGGTTCCACGAGCACAAGGAGAAGCTCCGTGGCACGCCGCTCATCCAGTGCCAGATCCGCCTGCGGACCAACAAGGGCCAGGCGGCCGGCTCCGGTGAAGGCTACGGCGCTGAAACCGCATTCAACGTCGCACTCGACAAGCTAGAGCGCAACGTTCTCGAACTGAAAGGCGTTCAGGCCGACGAGGAGTATCGCGGCCAACTCCTCCGAAAACTCGGCGAACTATAA
- a CDS encoding CDC48 family AAA ATPase: MNEVQLEVAKAYPNDSGRGIARLDPDTLLHLKLSPGDIIEIEGSDTTAAKVWRADRQDWNTDTVRIDGFTRQNADVGIGERVTIRKAEAEKADKLVLAPPEEASVQFGSDAAGMVKRQILKRPVVERDIVPVMSSTNHPFMRSPGQAIPLIAVETEPEGVCLITEDTEVELREEPISGFEKTGGGITYEDIGGLQNEIQRVREMVELPMKHPQIFKKLGIEPPQGVLLHGPPGTGKTLLAKAVANETSASFFSIAGPEIISKYYGESEQQLREIFEDASEESPSIIFIDELDSIAPKREDVTGEVERRVVAQLLTMMDGLESRGQVIVIAATNRVDSVDPALRRPGRFDREIEIGVPDEVGREEILQIHTRGMPLSDDVNLAKLATDTHGFVGADIESLTKEAAMKALRRYLPEIDLDEEDIPPSLIDRMIIKRDDFKGALNEVSPSAMREVLVELPKMSWDNVGGLSGPKEQVQEAVEWPMNSPEKFERMGVTPPSGVLLYGPPGTGKTLMAKAVANETDANFISVRGPQLLSKWVGESEKAIRQTFRKARQVAPTIIFFDELDSLAPGRGGEMGSNVSERVVNQLLTELDGLEEMEDVMVIGATNRPDMIDPALIRSGRFDRLVMIGEPDIEGREQILKIHTDDTPLSPDVSLRELAEVSDGFVGSDLESIAREAAIEALREDDDAEEVEMRHFRQAMDSVRPTITDDIREYYEQMEEEFRGGSSPQRQAGSGGRIGFQ, from the coding sequence ATGAACGAAGTCCAATTGGAAGTGGCGAAGGCGTACCCGAACGACTCGGGACGCGGTATCGCCAGACTTGACCCCGATACGTTGTTGCACCTCAAGCTCTCCCCCGGTGACATCATCGAAATCGAAGGGAGCGATACGACTGCGGCCAAGGTGTGGCGGGCCGACCGGCAGGACTGGAACACCGATACTGTCCGTATTGACGGCTTCACGCGCCAGAACGCTGACGTGGGTATCGGCGAGCGCGTCACGATCCGCAAGGCCGAGGCCGAGAAGGCCGACAAGCTCGTGCTTGCCCCGCCCGAGGAGGCGTCGGTTCAGTTCGGCTCCGACGCCGCCGGGATGGTGAAACGGCAGATACTGAAACGGCCCGTCGTCGAGCGCGACATCGTCCCGGTGATGTCCTCGACGAACCACCCGTTCATGCGTTCGCCCGGACAGGCCATCCCGCTCATCGCCGTCGAAACCGAGCCCGAAGGCGTCTGTCTCATCACCGAAGACACCGAGGTGGAACTCCGCGAGGAACCGATCTCCGGCTTCGAGAAGACCGGCGGCGGCATCACCTACGAGGACATCGGTGGGCTGCAAAACGAGATCCAGCGGGTGCGAGAGATGGTCGAGCTGCCGATGAAACACCCACAGATATTCAAGAAGCTCGGCATTGAGCCGCCACAGGGGGTGTTGCTCCACGGGCCACCCGGCACCGGAAAGACGCTGCTTGCGAAGGCAGTCGCCAACGAAACTTCGGCCAGCTTCTTCTCTATTGCCGGCCCCGAGATCATCTCGAAGTACTACGGTGAGTCCGAACAGCAGTTACGCGAGATATTCGAGGACGCGAGTGAGGAATCGCCCTCGATCATCTTCATCGACGAGCTGGACTCCATCGCGCCCAAGCGTGAGGATGTGACCGGCGAGGTTGAGCGCCGTGTCGTCGCCCAGTTGCTGACGATGATGGATGGCCTCGAATCACGGGGGCAAGTCATCGTCATCGCCGCGACGAACCGCGTCGACAGCGTGGACCCGGCGCTCCGTCGCCCGGGCCGCTTCGACCGCGAGATCGAGATCGGCGTGCCGGACGAAGTGGGCCGGGAAGAAATTCTCCAGATTCACACCCGCGGCATGCCGCTGTCCGACGACGTGAACCTAGCGAAGCTGGCGACGGACACGCACGGCTTCGTCGGGGCCGACATCGAGAGTCTCACCAAGGAGGCCGCGATGAAGGCGCTCCGGCGGTACCTCCCCGAGATTGACCTAGACGAGGAGGACATCCCACCGAGTCTCATCGACCGGATGATTATCAAACGGGACGATTTCAAGGGCGCACTCAACGAGGTGAGTCCATCGGCGATGCGGGAGGTGCTGGTCGAACTCCCGAAGATGTCCTGGGATAACGTTGGCGGGCTCAGCGGACCCAAAGAGCAGGTTCAGGAAGCCGTCGAGTGGCCGATGAACTCCCCGGAGAAGTTCGAGCGCATGGGCGTGACGCCGCCGTCTGGGGTGTTGCTGTACGGCCCACCCGGTACCGGGAAGACGCTCATGGCGAAAGCCGTCGCCAACGAGACTGACGCGAACTTCATCTCGGTCCGTGGCCCGCAGTTGCTGAGCAAGTGGGTCGGCGAGAGCGAAAAGGCCATCCGGCAGACGTTCCGGAAGGCCCGTCAGGTCGCTCCGACCATCATCTTCTTCGACGAACTTGACTCGCTGGCACCGGGTCGGGGCGGCGAGATGGGGTCGAACGTCTCTGAGCGTGTCGTTAATCAGCTCCTGACCGAACTCGACGGGCTGGAAGAGATGGAGGACGTGATGGTCATCGGCGCAACCAACCGGCCGGACATGATCGACCCAGCGCTGATCCGCTCGGGTCGGTTCGACCGGCTGGTGATGATCGGCGAGCCCGATATCGAGGGCCGCGAGCAGATCCTGAAGATCCACACGGACGACACGCCGCTGTCGCCCGACGTGAGCCTGCGAGAACTGGCCGAAGTCAGCGACGGATTCGTCGGCTCAGACCTCGAATCCATCGCCCGGGAGGCCGCCATTGAGGCTCTCCGTGAGGACGACGACGCGGAGGAAGTCGAGATGCGACACTTCCGGCAGGCGATGGACAGCGTGCGGCCAACCATCACCGACGACATCCGCGAGTACTACGAGCAGATGGAAGAGGAGTTCAGAGGCGGTTCCAGCCCGCAGCGCCAAGCCGGAAGCGGTGGCCGGATCGGCTTCCAGTAA